A genomic region of Raphanus sativus cultivar WK10039 chromosome 6, ASM80110v3, whole genome shotgun sequence contains the following coding sequences:
- the LOC108806783 gene encoding GBF-interacting protein 1: protein MTTTNGGDAAGSRVSIPADLRETFQSIRDYTGKQHSDEDILSVFKDCFNDPHETAQKLLFLDTFHEVRSKRERKKENLVPKTQEKAGRNGRRNFASNYTAANNGRSGGFRRQSGANHSMRGSGAASPAPSKASTDTLPCSIKASNRNITEEHPSSKSTSSSDDVAELTKSKASETVPVSDSVVQNNTQYAVDGSSMSSQQSSTSAQQSATSNFGSQSDQVTRSEAAAHKVNNQSLLKSDVGERPHVTFPVHLQVAKMFENGLTFGSFDSSFVKETPCDNFTFGRDDSTIKSSHGTAAYGDSDWEDISTISQDKDHDISNAVSETELKLVEGSEVDKMNEESSPIKDIHQAANCDGTPISYPDQCSIAASQQAMNLFRQQQYPLNFFPYGLYYPPPFYMPQPYIHQFLSPNGYQQQSYLPPQDDAPLPPGDKLPLPQIKSGTNIGNTPPITFPSPYDSYAAAFNHIPSAATVESTNKEEKKEDYITGQMSLANLQASAMYNLSLQGQPLAFPTLQAGFTGIYQQTQPILQAPVNEQPIGPPLIPNQQSQAAPTNMNNNY from the exons ATGACTACCACCAACGGCGGCGATGCGGCGGGCTCTAGGGTTTCGATTCCGGCCGATCTGCGTGAGACCTTTCAGAGCATCAGAGACTACACAGGGAAACAACATTCCGACGAGGATATCCTCTCCGTCTTCAAGGATTGCTTCAACGATCCTCATGAGACCGCTCAGAAGCTCCTCTTTCTAG ATACATTTCATGAGGTGAGAAGCAAAcgggagaggaagaaagag AATTTAGTGCCGAAAACACAAGAAAAGGCGGGCAGGAATGGTCGGAGGAACTTCGCTTCAAATTACACTG CTGCTAATAATGGAAGAAGTGGAGGTTTTAGAAGGCAGAGTGGAGCTAATCACAGTATGAGAGGTTCCGGAGCTGCTTCGCCTGCTCCTAGCAAAGCATCAACCGACACACTACCTTGTTCCATTAA ggcGTCTAACCGAAATATTACAGAAGAACATCCTTCCTCCAAGTCTACTTCCTCTTCCGATGATGTTGCTGAGCTGACGAAGTCTAAAGCAAGTGAAACTGTACCCGTTTCAGATTCTGTTGTACAAAACAATACTCAATATGCTGTAGATGGATCTTCTATGAGCTCACAGCAATCATCTACTTCTGCTCAGCAATCAGCCACTTCTAATTTCGGTAGCCAGTCAGATCAAG TCACTAGGAGTGAGGCTGCAGCCCATAAAGTCAATAATCAATCGCTTCTGAAGTCAGATGTTGGTGAACGGCCCCATGTAACATTCCCTGTCCACCTTCAGGTTGCCAAAATGTTTGAAAATGGTCTGACGTTTGGAAGCTTCGATTCCAGTTTTGTCAAAGAGACACCTTGTGACAATTTTACTTTTGGGCGTGATGACTCCACGATCAAGTCTTCCCATGGGACAGCAGCCTATGGGGATTCAGATTG GGAAGATATATCAACTATTTCTCAAGATAAGGATCATGATATTTCAAATGCAGTATCTGAAACCGAGCTTAAACTTGTAGAAGGTTCCGAAGTAGATAAAATGAATGAGGAGTCTTCACCAATCAAAGACATTCACCAG GCTGCAAATTGTGATGGTACACCTATCTCCTACCCTGATCAGTGTTCCATAGCAGCCTCTCAACAGGCAATGAACCTTTTCAGACAACAACAATACCCTCTAAACTTTTTCCCTTACGGTCTCTATTATCCACCACCCTTTTATATGCCGCAACCATACATTCACCAGTTCTTGAGCCCAAACGGGTACCAACAACAGTCTTACTTACCGCCTCAAGATGATGCTCCACTACCTCCTGGAGATAAACTCCCTCTCCCTCAGATCAAATCAGGAACTAACATCGGAAACACTCCACCTATCACATTTCCATCACCGTATGATTCGTACGCAGCTGCTTTTAACCACATCCCATCAGCAGCCACCGTAGAATCTACCAACAAGGAAGAAAAGAAGGAAGACTACATAACTGGACAAATG AGTCTAGCTAACCTGCAGGCTAGTGCCATGTACAACTTATCCCTTCAGGGCCAGCCATTAGCTTTCCCAACCTTGCAGGCTGGGTTCACAGGAATATACCAACAAACACAGCCCATACTGCAGGCTCCAGTGAACGAACAACCCATAGGACCCCCGCTCATACCTAATCAGCAATCTCAAGCTGCACCCACGAATATGAACAACAACTACTAG